The Streptomyces nitrosporeus genome includes a window with the following:
- a CDS encoding DUF7455 domain-containing protein — MTTVLTPASPLTAADRCDRCGAQAYLRVVLISGGELLFCAHHGRKFEPELKKIAAEIQDETDRLTAAQASAADEEH; from the coding sequence GTGACTACTGTTCTGACCCCCGCGAGCCCGCTGACCGCAGCAGACCGCTGTGACCGTTGCGGCGCACAGGCCTATCTGCGCGTCGTCCTCATCAGCGGCGGTGAACTGCTCTTCTGTGCCCACCACGGGCGCAAGTTCGAGCCGGAACTCAAGAAGATCGCCGCGGAAATACAGGATGAGACGGATCGGCTCACCGCCGCGCAGGCGAGTGCTGCCGACGAGGAACACTGA
- a CDS encoding RNA polymerase sigma factor: MSASTSRTLPPEIVESESVMALIERGKADGQIAGDDVRRAFEADQIPPTQWKNVLRSLNQILEEEGVTLMVSAAESPKRARKSVAAKSPVKRTATKTVAAKTTVTRTVAASAAPAAGGAEAGADEAVAAPAKKAAAKKTVAKKTAAKKATAKKTASKKSGKQDDELLDGDEAIEDVKAGKGEEEEGEGENKGFVLSDDDEDDAPAQQVAVAGATADPVKDYLKQIGKVPLLNAEQEVELAKRIEAGLFAEDKLANSDKLAPKLKRELEIIAEDGRRAKNHLLEANLRLVVSLAKRYTGRGMLFLDLIQEGNLGLIRAVEKFDYTKGYKFSTYATWWIRQAITRAMADQARTIRIPVHMVEVINKLARVQRQMLQDLGREPTPEELAKELDMTPEKVIEVQKYGREPISLHTPLGEDGDSEFGDLIEDSEAVVPADAVSFTLLQEQLHSVLDTLSEREAGVVSMRFGLTDGQPKTLDEIGKVYGVTRERIRQIESKTMSKLRHPSRSQVLRDYLD, encoded by the coding sequence GTGTCGGCCAGCACATCCCGTACGCTCCCGCCGGAGATCGTCGAGTCCGAGTCTGTGATGGCGCTCATCGAGCGGGGAAAGGCTGATGGGCAGATCGCCGGCGACGACGTGCGTCGGGCCTTCGAGGCTGACCAGATTCCGCCAACCCAGTGGAAGAACGTTCTGCGCAGCCTCAACCAGATCCTCGAGGAAGAGGGTGTGACGCTGATGGTCAGTGCCGCGGAGTCGCCGAAGCGCGCCCGCAAGAGCGTCGCAGCGAAGAGCCCGGTCAAGCGCACCGCCACCAAGACCGTCGCGGCCAAGACGACCGTGACGCGTACCGTCGCGGCCTCCGCGGCCCCGGCCGCTGGCGGCGCGGAGGCGGGGGCCGACGAAGCCGTGGCCGCCCCCGCGAAGAAGGCCGCGGCCAAGAAGACGGTCGCCAAGAAGACCGCGGCGAAGAAGGCCACCGCCAAGAAGACCGCGTCGAAGAAGTCCGGCAAGCAGGACGACGAGCTCCTCGACGGTGACGAGGCGATCGAGGACGTCAAGGCCGGCAAGGGCGAGGAAGAGGAGGGCGAGGGCGAGAACAAGGGCTTCGTCCTCTCCGACGACGACGAGGACGACGCGCCCGCGCAGCAGGTCGCCGTCGCCGGCGCCACGGCCGACCCGGTCAAGGACTACCTGAAGCAGATCGGCAAGGTCCCCCTCCTCAACGCCGAGCAGGAGGTCGAGCTCGCCAAGCGCATCGAGGCGGGGCTCTTCGCCGAGGACAAGCTGGCCAACTCCGACAAGCTCGCGCCGAAGCTCAAGCGCGAGCTGGAGATCATCGCCGAGGACGGGCGCCGGGCCAAGAACCACCTGCTGGAGGCCAACCTCCGTCTGGTGGTCTCGCTGGCCAAGCGCTACACCGGGCGCGGCATGCTCTTCCTGGACCTGATCCAGGAGGGCAACCTCGGCCTGATCCGCGCCGTCGAGAAGTTCGACTACACCAAGGGCTACAAGTTCTCCACGTACGCCACCTGGTGGATCCGTCAGGCGATCACCCGCGCCATGGCGGACCAGGCCCGCACCATCCGTATCCCGGTGCACATGGTCGAGGTCATCAACAAGCTGGCCCGGGTACAGCGCCAGATGCTCCAGGACCTGGGCCGTGAGCCCACCCCGGAGGAGCTGGCCAAGGAACTCGACATGACCCCCGAGAAGGTCATCGAGGTCCAGAAGTACGGCCGCGAGCCGATCTCGCTGCACACCCCCCTGGGTGAGGACGGCGACAGCGAGTTCGGAGACCTGATCGAGGACTCCGAGGCCGTCGTCCCGGCCGACGCGGTCAGCTTCACGCTGCTCCAGGAGCAGCTGCACTCCGTGCTCGACACGCTCTCCGAGCGTGAGGCGGGTGTGGTCTCGATGCGTTTCGGTCTCACCGACGGCCAGCCGAAGACGCTGGACGAGATCGGCAAGGTCTACGGCGTGACGCGTGAGCGGATCCGCCAGATCGAGTCGAAGACGATGTCGAAGCTGCGCCACCCCTCGCGTTCCCAGGTGCTGCGCGACTACCTGGACTAG
- a CDS encoding citrate/2-methylcitrate synthase, translating into MTVPRTDPAPLDAPRGLAGVIVTGTALGDVRGREGFYHYRHYSAIELAQRRGFEDVWYLMFHGELPGRAESARFAARTAGLRRLPAEVREALPGIARTSAVSGPSAGLRTALSLLGAGSGLRPVYDLPAGRRLADALALCAAVPTLLTALYRLGQGLEPVEPREDLPFAANYLYMLTGTEPDAARASAIERYLISAVDHGFNASTFTARVVASTGADMAACLVAAVGALSGPLHGGAPSRALDTLDAIGTPERIDGWIREQILGGARIMGFGHPVYRTEDPRSRMLRSIAQEFGGPLVDFAVEVERRVEAVLAELKPGRELHTNVEFYAGVVMELCGLPREMFTPTFCAARVVGWSANILEQAEDSKIIRPAARYVGAPPPQPVPAP; encoded by the coding sequence ATGACTGTTCCGCGTACGGATCCCGCACCGCTCGACGCGCCCCGCGGTCTCGCCGGTGTGATCGTCACCGGCACCGCGCTCGGCGACGTCCGAGGGCGCGAGGGGTTCTACCACTACCGCCACTACTCGGCGATCGAGCTCGCGCAGCGGCGCGGCTTCGAGGACGTCTGGTACCTGATGTTCCACGGGGAACTGCCCGGCCGGGCCGAGAGCGCCCGCTTCGCCGCCCGCACCGCCGGGCTGCGACGGCTGCCCGCAGAGGTGCGTGAGGCCCTCCCCGGCATCGCCCGGACCAGCGCGGTCTCCGGCCCTTCGGCCGGACTGCGGACGGCGCTCTCCCTGCTCGGGGCGGGATCGGGCCTGCGCCCGGTCTACGACCTCCCGGCCGGCCGGCGGCTCGCCGACGCGCTCGCACTCTGTGCCGCCGTACCCACGCTGCTGACCGCCCTGTACCGGCTCGGCCAGGGGCTGGAGCCGGTCGAACCGCGCGAGGACCTGCCCTTCGCGGCGAACTACCTGTACATGCTCACCGGCACCGAGCCGGACGCCGCACGCGCCTCGGCGATCGAGCGGTACCTCATCTCGGCCGTCGACCACGGCTTCAACGCCTCGACGTTCACCGCCCGTGTCGTCGCCTCCACCGGGGCCGACATGGCCGCCTGCCTGGTCGCCGCCGTGGGCGCGCTCTCCGGACCGCTGCACGGCGGGGCGCCCAGCCGGGCCCTGGACACCCTGGACGCCATCGGCACCCCCGAGCGCATCGACGGCTGGATCCGCGAACAGATCCTCGGCGGCGCCCGGATCATGGGCTTCGGGCATCCCGTGTACCGCACCGAGGACCCCCGCTCACGGATGCTCCGCTCGATCGCCCAGGAGTTCGGCGGCCCGCTCGTCGACTTCGCCGTCGAGGTGGAGCGGCGGGTGGAGGCCGTACTGGCCGAACTCAAGCCGGGCCGGGAGCTGCACACCAACGTCGAGTTCTACGCCGGGGTGGTCATGGAGCTGTGCGGGCTGCCGCGTGAGATGTTCACGCCCACCTTCTGCGCGGCACGGGTGGTCGGCTGGAGCGCCAATATCCTGGAGCAGGCGGAGGACTCCAAGATCATCCGCCCGGCGGCACGCTATGTCGGCGCCCCGCCGCCGCAGCCCGTGCCCGCCCCCTGA
- a CDS encoding citrate synthase produces the protein MTLDAAQGPGPERSAGTAPGPVPGTAQGPVSGTAPGPGTTASAPPAAHRLTTRETAELLGVKPETVYAYVSRGQLSSRRAPGTRGSTFDAAEVRALARRTGRREQQAASAAGEPAIRTGLTLIEHDRYHFRGVDATELARRYGYEEVAEWLWTGELRAGTRFTAPEESLAAARRTVATLPEHSDSADRLRVAVVAAAAMDPLRFDLSPDGVLNSARGLIPTMVGALPPAGGAPRGQAEGGGQDGSLATRLWPRLSALPADAPSLAVLDTALALLADHDLATSTLAARVAASAHAHPYAVVLAGLGVLEGPLHGAASGLAHRMLTEAVARGSAAPVVADHLRAGRRVPGLGHRLYTGEDPRATALLGLLARVPRAAAALEAARDVVATTARHAPLHANVDLALAVLSVSCGMPADAGETVFAVSRTAGWIAHALEEYAERPLRMRPSGQYDGPVPPRPVPGPGDRAGDGAAG, from the coding sequence ATGACGCTCGACGCAGCACAGGGCCCCGGCCCGGAACGGAGCGCCGGAACGGCCCCGGGGCCGGTGCCCGGCACGGCCCAGGGCCCGGTGTCCGGCACGGCCCCGGGGCCCGGCACAACCGCCTCCGCTCCCCCGGCCGCGCACCGGCTCACCACCCGTGAGACGGCCGAACTCCTGGGCGTCAAGCCCGAGACGGTCTACGCCTATGTGAGCCGGGGGCAGCTGAGCAGCAGACGCGCGCCCGGCACCCGGGGCAGCACGTTCGACGCGGCCGAGGTGCGCGCGCTGGCCCGCCGGACCGGGCGCAGGGAGCAGCAGGCCGCGTCCGCCGCGGGCGAGCCCGCCATCCGTACCGGCCTCACGCTCATCGAGCACGACCGCTACCACTTCCGGGGCGTCGACGCGACGGAACTGGCCCGCCGCTACGGGTACGAGGAGGTCGCCGAGTGGCTCTGGACGGGCGAACTCCGCGCGGGCACCCGGTTCACCGCGCCCGAGGAGTCGCTGGCGGCCGCACGGCGCACCGTGGCCACACTGCCGGAGCACAGCGATTCGGCGGACCGGCTGCGGGTCGCGGTGGTCGCGGCGGCGGCGATGGACCCGCTGCGCTTCGACCTCTCCCCGGACGGGGTTCTGAACAGCGCCCGCGGCCTGATCCCCACCATGGTGGGCGCGCTGCCGCCGGCCGGCGGCGCGCCACGGGGACAGGCGGAAGGCGGCGGCCAGGACGGCTCCCTGGCCACCCGGTTGTGGCCGAGGCTGTCGGCGCTTCCCGCCGACGCCCCGTCACTGGCCGTGCTGGACACGGCGCTCGCCCTGCTGGCCGACCACGACCTGGCGACATCGACACTGGCCGCCCGGGTCGCCGCCTCCGCCCACGCCCATCCGTACGCCGTGGTCCTGGCCGGGCTCGGGGTCCTGGAAGGGCCGCTGCACGGCGCGGCGAGCGGCCTGGCCCACCGGATGCTGACCGAGGCCGTCGCGCGGGGCAGCGCGGCACCGGTCGTCGCGGACCATCTGCGCGCGGGGCGCCGGGTGCCGGGGCTGGGGCACCGCCTCTACACCGGTGAGGACCCGCGCGCCACGGCGCTCCTCGGCCTGCTCGCCCGGGTCCCGAGGGCCGCGGCCGCTCTGGAGGCGGCCCGCGACGTGGTCGCCACCACCGCCCGCCACGCCCCCCTGCACGCCAATGTGGATCTGGCCCTGGCCGTGCTCTCCGTCTCCTGCGGGATGCCGGCGGACGCGGGTGAGACGGTGTTCGCGGTGTCCCGTACCGCGGGCTGGATCGCCCACGCGCTGGAGGAGTACGCCGAGCGGCCCCTGCGGATGAGGCCCAGCGGGCAGTACGACGGCCCCGTGCCCCCGCGGCCGGTCCCCGGCCCGGGGGACCGCGCCGGGGACGGCGCGGCCGGGTGA
- a CDS encoding DNA gyrase/topoisomerase IV subunit B produces the protein MTADSVPSTALLTGAGGADRESSNYTARHLLVLEGLEAVRKRPGMYIGSTDSRGLMHCLWEIIDNSVDEALGGYCDMIEVILHDDTSVEVRDNGRGIPVDVEPKTGLSGVEVVMTKLHAGGKFGGGSYAASGGLHGVGASVVNALSARLDVEVDRNSATHSISFRRGVPGMFTEQGAESPFDPANGLRKGKRIPKTRTGTRVRYWADRQIFLKDAKLDLETLYQRARQTAFLVPGLTIVVRDERGIDGGGKTEETFRFDGGISEFCEYLARDRAVCDVQRLTGTGTFKETVPVLDERGHMTPTEVTRELGVDIALRWGTGYDTTVRSFVNIIATPKGGTHVTGFERSLTRTVNEVLRSAKLLRVAEDDIVKDDALEGLTAVVTVRLAEPQFEGQTKEVLGTSAANRIVANVVAKELKAFLTSTKRDAKAQARAVLDKAVAAARTRIAARQHKDAQRRKTALESSSLPAKLADCRSDDVERSELFIVEGDSALGTAKLARNSEFQALLPIRGKILNVQKSSVSDMLKNAECGAIIQVIGAGSGRTFDIDAARYGKVIMMTDADVDGSHIRTLLLTLFQRYMRPMVEAGRVFAAVPPLHRIELVQPKKGQDKYIYTYSDNELRQTLLELQRKNVRFKDSIQRYKGLGEMDADQLAETTMDPRHRTLRRINIGDLESSERIFDLLMGNEVAPRKEFITSSAATLDRSRIDV, from the coding sequence GTGACCGCCGATTCCGTGCCGTCCACTGCGCTGCTGACCGGAGCAGGCGGCGCAGACAGGGAGAGCTCCAACTACACCGCTCGGCACCTCCTCGTCCTCGAGGGTCTCGAAGCCGTGCGCAAGCGTCCGGGTATGTACATCGGCTCCACGGACAGCCGCGGTCTCATGCACTGCCTCTGGGAGATCATCGACAACTCGGTCGACGAAGCCCTCGGGGGCTACTGCGACATGATCGAGGTCATCCTCCACGACGACACCTCCGTCGAGGTCCGGGACAACGGCCGCGGCATCCCCGTCGACGTCGAGCCCAAGACCGGGCTCTCCGGCGTCGAGGTCGTCATGACCAAACTGCACGCCGGCGGGAAGTTCGGCGGTGGCTCGTACGCGGCCTCCGGCGGCCTGCACGGCGTGGGCGCCTCGGTGGTGAACGCCCTCTCCGCGCGGCTCGACGTCGAGGTCGACCGCAACAGCGCGACCCACTCGATCAGCTTCCGCCGGGGCGTCCCCGGCATGTTCACCGAGCAGGGGGCCGAAAGCCCCTTCGACCCGGCGAACGGCCTGCGCAAGGGCAAGAGGATCCCCAAGACGCGCACGGGTACCCGGGTGAGGTACTGGGCGGACCGGCAGATCTTCCTGAAGGACGCCAAGCTGGACCTGGAGACGCTCTACCAGCGTGCCCGGCAGACCGCGTTCCTCGTCCCGGGCCTCACCATCGTCGTGCGCGACGAGCGCGGCATCGACGGCGGGGGCAAGACCGAGGAGACGTTCCGCTTCGACGGCGGGATCAGCGAGTTCTGCGAGTACCTGGCCCGGGACAGGGCCGTCTGCGACGTCCAGCGCCTGACGGGCACCGGGACGTTCAAGGAGACCGTGCCGGTCCTGGACGAGCGCGGCCACATGACGCCGACCGAGGTCACCCGCGAGCTGGGCGTGGACATCGCGCTGCGCTGGGGCACCGGGTACGACACCACGGTCCGGTCCTTCGTCAACATCATCGCCACCCCCAAGGGCGGCACCCACGTCACCGGTTTCGAGCGGTCCCTGACCCGGACGGTGAACGAGGTGCTGCGCTCCGCGAAGCTGCTGCGCGTCGCCGAGGACGACATCGTCAAGGACGACGCCCTCGAAGGCCTCACGGCCGTGGTCACCGTACGGCTGGCCGAGCCGCAGTTCGAGGGGCAGACCAAGGAGGTCCTGGGCACCTCGGCCGCCAACCGGATCGTCGCCAACGTGGTGGCCAAGGAGCTCAAGGCGTTCCTCACCTCCACCAAGCGGGACGCCAAGGCCCAGGCGCGGGCGGTGCTGGACAAGGCGGTGGCCGCCGCCCGGACCCGTATCGCCGCACGCCAGCACAAGGACGCGCAGCGCCGCAAGACCGCGCTGGAGTCCTCGTCCCTGCCGGCGAAGCTCGCCGACTGCCGCAGCGACGACGTGGAGCGCAGCGAGCTGTTCATCGTGGAGGGGGACTCGGCTCTCGGTACGGCCAAGCTGGCCCGCAACAGCGAGTTCCAGGCGCTGCTGCCGATCCGGGGGAAGATCCTCAACGTCCAGAAGTCGTCGGTCTCGGACATGCTCAAGAACGCCGAGTGCGGTGCCATCATCCAGGTCATAGGAGCCGGCTCCGGGCGCACCTTCGACATCGACGCGGCCCGCTACGGCAAGGTCATCATGATGACGGACGCCGATGTCGACGGCTCCCACATCCGCACCCTGCTGCTCACGCTCTTCCAGCGGTACATGCGGCCGATGGTCGAGGCGGGCCGGGTCTTCGCCGCCGTGCCCCCGCTGCACCGGATCGAGCTGGTCCAGCCGAAGAAGGGCCAGGACAAGTACATCTACACCTACTCGGACAACGAGCTGCGGCAGACCCTGCTGGAGCTCCAGCGCAAGAACGTCCGGTTCAAGGACTCGATCCAGCGCTACAAGGGTCTCGGGGAGATGGACGCGGACCAGCTCGCGGAGACGACGATGGACCCGCGGCACCGCACGCTGCGCCGGATCAACATCGGTGACCTGGAATCCTCCGAGCGGATCTTCGACCTGCTCATGGGCAACGAGGTCGCGCCCCGCAAGGAGTTCATCACCAGCTCGGCGGCCACCCTGGACCGTTCGCGTATCGACGTCTGA
- a CDS encoding S1 family peptidase codes for MPRVPARVLPPAFALAALTALIPLGGPAPAAADSIVVGGRPVSVADSPWAVALSSRDRFGAERAGQFCGAVAIGPTTVLTAAHCMGRTVLGGEASGIRDLRVIAGRDDLSGPGGQEVPVRSAWVNPDYDPGTNAGDLAVLTLEQPLPGDGVIPMAAEGDAAYTAGNEATVYGWGDTTGYGAYAATLHASDVQVLPDSSCVRAYPGGPRGAYDASSMLCAGDTAGGRDACQGDSGGPLVADGRLIGLVSWGSGCGSPGSPGVYTRVSAAIGWMPGEP; via the coding sequence ATGCCCCGCGTTCCCGCCCGTGTCCTGCCCCCGGCCTTCGCACTGGCCGCTCTGACGGCCCTCATACCCCTCGGTGGGCCCGCCCCCGCAGCGGCGGACAGCATCGTCGTGGGCGGCCGTCCGGTGTCCGTCGCGGACAGCCCCTGGGCGGTGGCGCTCTCCAGCCGTGACCGGTTCGGGGCAGAGCGTGCGGGCCAGTTCTGCGGAGCGGTGGCGATCGGGCCCACCACGGTGCTGACGGCCGCGCACTGCATGGGCCGGACGGTCCTCGGCGGTGAGGCGTCCGGGATCCGCGATCTGCGCGTCATAGCCGGCCGGGACGATCTGAGCGGACCGGGCGGTCAGGAGGTCCCCGTACGGTCCGCCTGGGTCAACCCGGACTACGACCCCGGGACGAACGCCGGGGACCTCGCCGTACTCACCCTGGAGCAGCCGCTCCCGGGGGACGGGGTGATACCGATGGCCGCCGAGGGGGACGCGGCGTACACGGCCGGTAACGAGGCCACGGTGTACGGATGGGGGGACACGACGGGCTACGGCGCCTACGCGGCCACGCTCCACGCGTCCGACGTACAGGTGCTGCCGGACAGCTCGTGCGTCCGCGCCTACCCGGGCGGCCCCCGCGGCGCGTACGACGCCTCGTCCATGCTCTGCGCCGGGGACACCGCGGGAGGCCGTGACGCCTGCCAGGGCGACAGCGGAGGGCCCCTGGTGGCCGACGGGAGGCTTATCGGCCTCGTCTCCTGGGGCAGCGGCTGCGGGAGCCCGGGCAGTCCCGGCGTCTACACCCGTGTCTCGGCGGCGATCGGCTGGATGCCCGGAGAGCCCTGA